The proteins below come from a single Papaver somniferum cultivar HN1 chromosome 11, ASM357369v1, whole genome shotgun sequence genomic window:
- the LOC113322840 gene encoding E3 ubiquitin protein ligase RIE1-like isoform X2 — protein MEDEDPSTERRGLGLDPTPLLHQLIRTSTRTNNPTPSYPSNNRSRFSLLISRATNRSRIISEPSSMFRRDSTSSVGLDSQQNDNWGYSKPVVILDVIWNLAFVLVSSVVLSSTISENPSTPLRVWIVGYAIQCLFHVGFVYFEYQRRISIVIGGDDGENQGNHLFLSSENRSRSRRMESMNTLVSFFWWVIGFYWIVAGGQALLLDAPRLYWLAVVFLAFDVFFAIFCIALACIIGVALCCCLPCIVAILYAVAVQEGASEDDINVLPKHKFRQMNQHEKSNADNRQEVFPVAIMEQSTCNIISELALPPEDSECCICLSQYVDGVELHSLPCNHHFHSGCIVKWLRINATCPLCKFNILHGDELV, from the exons ATGGAAGATGAAGACCCATCAACAGAACGTAGGGGTTTAGGCTTAGATCCaacccctcttcttcatcaacttATTAGGACTAGTACAAGAACTAATAATCCAACACCATCATACCCATCTAACAACAGGAGTAGGTTTTCTCTTTTAATCAGTAGAGCTACAAACCGTAGTAGGATCATTTCAGAGCCATCTTCAATGTTCAGAAGAGATTCTACTAGTTCCGTTGGTTTAGATAGCCAACAAAATGATAATTGGGGATACTCAAAGCCTGTTGTCATTCTTGATGTAATTTGGAATTTAGCTTTTGTTTTAGTTTCTAGTGTTGTTCTTTCATCAACCATTAGCGAAAATCCTTCAACTCCGCTTAGGGTTTGGATAGTTGGGTATGCTATTCAATGTTTGTTTCATgtgggttttgtttattttgagtATCAGAGAAGGATTTCCATTGttattggtggtgatgatggggaAAACCAAGGGAATCATCTCTTTTTATCTTCGGAAAATCGCAGTCGCAGTCGCAG GATGGAATCGATGAATACACTGGTTTCATTCTTTTGGTGGGTCATCGGGTTTTATTGGATCGTTGCTGGTGGTCAGGCACTTCTGCTAGATGCACCGCGTCTCTACTG GTTAGCAGTGGTGTTTCTAGCCTTTGACGTGTTCTTTGCAATATTTTGTATTGCCTTGGCATGCATAATCGGTGTTGCTCTGTGTTGTTGCTTGCCATGTATCGTAGCAATTCTATACGCTGTTGCAGTTCAGGAAGGCGCATCAGAGGATGATATCAATGTTCTTCCCAAGCATAAATTTCGTCAGATGAACCAACATGAGAAATCTAATGCAGATAATAGGCAAGAAGTATTTCCAGTTGCAATAATGGAACAGAGCACTTGTAACATTATAAGTGAACTAGCTCTTCCGCCAGAGGATTCT GAATGTTGTATTTGCCTCTCTCAGTATGTGGATGGCGTGGAGCTCCACAGCCTTCCATGCAATCATCACTTCCACTCTGGATGCATTGTTAAGTGGCTCCGTATAAATGCAACATGCCCTCTCTGCAAATTTAATATACTCCACGGTGATGAGCTAGTCTGA
- the LOC113322840 gene encoding E3 ubiquitin protein ligase RIE1-like isoform X1 encodes MEDEDPSTERRGLGLDPTPLLHQLIRTSTRTNNPTPSYPSNNRSRFSLLISRATNRSRIISEPSSMFRRDSTSSVGLDSQQNDNWGYSKPVVILDVIWNLAFVLVSSVVLSSTISENPSTPLRVWIVGYAIQCLFHVGFVYFEYQRRISIVIGGDDGENQGNHLFLSSENRSRSRRYKWMESMNTLVSFFWWVIGFYWIVAGGQALLLDAPRLYWLAVVFLAFDVFFAIFCIALACIIGVALCCCLPCIVAILYAVAVQEGASEDDINVLPKHKFRQMNQHEKSNADNRQEVFPVAIMEQSTCNIISELALPPEDSECCICLSQYVDGVELHSLPCNHHFHSGCIVKWLRINATCPLCKFNILHGDELV; translated from the exons ATGGAAGATGAAGACCCATCAACAGAACGTAGGGGTTTAGGCTTAGATCCaacccctcttcttcatcaacttATTAGGACTAGTACAAGAACTAATAATCCAACACCATCATACCCATCTAACAACAGGAGTAGGTTTTCTCTTTTAATCAGTAGAGCTACAAACCGTAGTAGGATCATTTCAGAGCCATCTTCAATGTTCAGAAGAGATTCTACTAGTTCCGTTGGTTTAGATAGCCAACAAAATGATAATTGGGGATACTCAAAGCCTGTTGTCATTCTTGATGTAATTTGGAATTTAGCTTTTGTTTTAGTTTCTAGTGTTGTTCTTTCATCAACCATTAGCGAAAATCCTTCAACTCCGCTTAGGGTTTGGATAGTTGGGTATGCTATTCAATGTTTGTTTCATgtgggttttgtttattttgagtATCAGAGAAGGATTTCCATTGttattggtggtgatgatggggaAAACCAAGGGAATCATCTCTTTTTATCTTCGGAAAATCGCAGTCGCAGTCGCAGGTATAAATG GATGGAATCGATGAATACACTGGTTTCATTCTTTTGGTGGGTCATCGGGTTTTATTGGATCGTTGCTGGTGGTCAGGCACTTCTGCTAGATGCACCGCGTCTCTACTG GTTAGCAGTGGTGTTTCTAGCCTTTGACGTGTTCTTTGCAATATTTTGTATTGCCTTGGCATGCATAATCGGTGTTGCTCTGTGTTGTTGCTTGCCATGTATCGTAGCAATTCTATACGCTGTTGCAGTTCAGGAAGGCGCATCAGAGGATGATATCAATGTTCTTCCCAAGCATAAATTTCGTCAGATGAACCAACATGAGAAATCTAATGCAGATAATAGGCAAGAAGTATTTCCAGTTGCAATAATGGAACAGAGCACTTGTAACATTATAAGTGAACTAGCTCTTCCGCCAGAGGATTCT GAATGTTGTATTTGCCTCTCTCAGTATGTGGATGGCGTGGAGCTCCACAGCCTTCCATGCAATCATCACTTCCACTCTGGATGCATTGTTAAGTGGCTCCGTATAAATGCAACATGCCCTCTCTGCAAATTTAATATACTCCACGGTGATGAGCTAGTCTGA